The Ptychodera flava strain L36383 chromosome 14, AS_Pfla_20210202, whole genome shotgun sequence genome segment tggcagtctgtctgcgtttttgcggccggggaaaactaaaaagtggcattttccggagcgtgtgcccgcgtgttgcctgtttgatgtccacttacacaatgaatgccgccatagcttcgcgtccttttaaagggaggcacCGCTTTAACAAAGGAACAACAAGTGCCTAAGGTACATGTAAGTTCACAGGTGAAtgtcaaaaacacaaatatacaCAAATACGTATATCCCAGCATCTGTTATCCATCTGTACCCTGCATTTGATTTAAAGAACATCTATGATGTAGTGTCAAATGATGTTGGGCTGTTCTACTTCAGACCGCAAATACCTTTCTGAGTGCTTTTGTTGAGGGCAGTATGATAAGAGGCTAAAAATTTACCAAGGTTTTGTTGTGTCACCGAGGCATGTTAATGCAATCGTGTTGGGCAATATTAGAAATCGTACAAGAGTTCCCGATCCATGTAGCTGTGTTTCAAAACTTTTGCAAATACACTGCTTCTCCTTAGCACCTCATCTATACACAGCTTTCCACCAAATGCCATTGGCCAGCGGAGGAAAAGTGAATGTCAGGCGGATATGACTACGCAGGAAGTGTGAAACAACTCCTGTGCACATTTGCAAACGTGTCTTTGACGCGGTGATAcattaattatgaaaaatttgCAAGCGGAAATTCATCCCCGACGTATATTATCGATGATGTAGCCATTTTCTTGCCGCAGTCACACCACACACTGAGTGAAGCATCAATCTTTCCCCATCTTAATGCCAAGATTTGCAGGAAGGCAAATGCATTTGACAGTGATGAGATCTACAGCCCCAGAGTGAATCATTCTCAGGGCAGCAGAAAATGCTGCAATACATCCTAAGATTTCCTCAAAAAAAAACGATCACTGAGTGACCCTTGAACTACCGAACTAACTAGCAATAAAGCTAATCACCAGTACGCAATCATCTGTCAGAATTAGTTCCATTAGAACTAATCCGCGTCTTTGATTATACTGCCTTTGAACTCAATACCATGATAGTACACGGTTAACTACTTTTGCCGGCATATTTCTGTTATATTTATAACTCCTCATTTACTAAAGGCAACAGGCAGTAACCTTGCCATGTAAAGGCATCCACGTCACCTCCCATTGTACTCTAACGCCGACTCTTGAAACACTTCAACCATTCATCAAAAGCTGACTATATCTCTCGCTCATAATCCAATAAATGTTCATTTCCACTGACAATTATCTTACTAgtgaaaaaaaagcaaaaccTGCCTCATCACTTAAGTGTGATGGAGATATGCATGAGGATTATGATTCCCTTATCCTATTGAGAGATAAGACGCCGTAAATCAAACCAAAAATGTGTATTATTCTGTCAGTATAACATGAAtctagggaataatatctatgAATATGGATAGTAGGGTGAGCACACTTtattgtgaaaattagcataatgtGAATGggcaatatttatcaacatttttcagGCTGCTTCACCTTGTGAAATCATTCTTCACTTTATCCTGGGGTACTTTTTTCTCCTCCATGACTTCGTCCCGAATCTTTAGAAGGCGGCTTGTGTCCTCTTCCATGTGTCGGCTGCTTGGATCTCTGCCCTGGACTGCTCGGAATTTCAGTAAGACTAGAAGTAGTCATatacaaaaacatgtacatAAGTGACATTTTTCATATTCTATAGGCCTTTTTTTAGTTTAAACTGGCTGTTTCCTGCACCCAGCTGTGAGTATGTTGACTCTGTCTCTGTACTGGGCTTGATGAGGGAGAAAAAAACATGTGATGCCTGGCTTTATCCTTGTTGACAAAGTTAAAATTTCTTGCATGTCTGTTTGCTACTCATTGCATCTATCAAGatttgataattaaaattcagtACAAACAATGATGGCAGGTGGCCTTTTGACAAGTCAAATATAACCATCCATGTTCAATCAATTAGGGAGCACTGTATGGATTGCTTTATCAAATCACACTGAGCAGAACTTGGAGCAGATATTTTAGGCTATAGCTTCATTAAGGCTGTGCACACATTCTCCAAATTCTCTCTGGAAATTGTCGATTGGTAACAATTGGAAGGGAAAGGACAATGGTAAACATAGTGGATGTTCATGTTTAGATGATTagataaaaaatagaaataccTTTAATTGACAATGACTAAATATATCATGAAACCCTACGGTACATGACATTACGGAGACACAATACAGCTAGCCTGCTCAAAAGCTACCTACTCAGGTTTTCCCAATAATTTCTTCCATTGCTACAAACATGTTGTCTATGGAATGATTTGTTTCGGTTTGTGAAACGAAATGACAAACATACGGCCATATATAAAAAAGGCTGTGTTTCTCATTCTCATGTATTTACAATGTAGCTCTTTCAGCATTTTTTTACGTTCATTCAAAAATAATTAAGTGATAAAAATAAGTGTGCTACACACGGTAGATAAAATCTAAACATCTGTAAGATGGCATGTATTTATGCATAGTTCAAAACTGTGAActgatcatcattattttgctgTGATTCAAAATTACCGCTGCATATGAACATTCCTGATTTTGTTACTTTCGAGATGGAAGTTGGATATTTTGAACTTAAAAATGGAAATATAAAAATCCATATTCCCTAATCATTACTGTAAGAGACAGAGGATGAGAAACAACCCTCTTTCTCCCAGGTGGGAATTAGTTGTAAGCTACATGTACCATGAACTTACCAAGCAATATCTACATGTACTTCTAGCTAAAACTGAACATTAATTGCCAAGGCACCAGTTTCTCTCATATCCCAGGTCCTTTTTAGTAGTAACTCAATACTGAAAGATGCTATCAAACACAGTAACAGTGCAGGAGGCAACTACTTTGCTTTACTATGTCAAGTATACCAACTGGGCGACCCATGACATGTTGCAACCAAGTCAGACTTGGTAACTTATAGTAGACACATCTATGTCATCGGGGAGAAAGAGGACTAacctaaaaattatttttttgcctAATCCAGGGGAAAAGGTACTTGCAAACCGCCATAAACAGTGGACAAGAAATGCAATTGGTCTATAAGTGGAATTTTGCATCACTTTTTTCTCtataataaaaaagaaattcaTGAACTTACTTTGCATAAGAAAATAAACATTGGACAACCTCTTCAGTGATTTCAGTAATTTGCCTTCAGTCCAGTCTACTGACAGTGCATCGTGCAATCGACAGAACTTCATGCTCTTCTTGACCATGACAGTTTCCGTCTCCACGACAGCGACTTTGGATTTCTTGACTTTGCTGCCATCTTGGGGTTCGTCCGGTTTTGTGATCTTCTGTTTCTCTCTGGGGAAGTCAAAGGCACAATTTGCATCAACAGTGTGAAGCGCATACAAACTGCACTGCAGCCAATATCTTTACGGTGCATTTGACAGCATCctggatgtgttcaaagatcaTGTGACTGTACTGGAAACTTCCTATTGGACGCCACCCAACAGTAGTGTAAATGAAAAGGCATATTATGAAGTATGTTTACTTAAACAAACAACAGGATTGAGTACGGCACATAGAGATTAAAGGCGACACGCACTATGAATGTTTCGAATCTGCGAGTACTCAGACCTGCATATGTCGACTACTGTTGCTACACATAGGTTACTTAAGCCTTAAGTATGACATAGACAATATACTATGGATTCATAATGAATATTTTCTAAAAATTTGGTGTATACAACTGTTGTTTCTAAAGGTTATCCTCAACAAATACTGTTGTATGCACATCAAATGCAAAATTGTTTGCAGCAAACTCGTTTCATATGCCCACAACAATGTCCCAACACTTTGAAACTCTTTATCTGCTCTGTTGTCAATTCCTAACTCAACACATGCATCATGGAAGTACACTGTGAGTCTTTCACCAATGTCAGTATTTTTCACTTGATACCAGGGTACGATGTTTCAGAGGAAGGGAGTAAAGAATAATCCGGCAGTGGCTTCAATACGGAATTTTATAGTACTATACACTACTCTTTTACCATATGGAAATATACTGTGGTTCTTAAATCCTAACAATTTAATGTTTCAGAAAGAAGACCTTTGACCTGTATGCCCTCTTGAGTTCCATTTGACTAAAGAAGATTCTACAAATAGGGCTGTTCACGATcgcaggtttgttactaaatatagctacCGGTATATGTACCTAACATTTGATACTGCTGCTAATAATTCAGACAATGCCTAACATTCGACACTGCTGCTTAttaattcagacaaattttgtcagagCTGTACGCATGGTTGTTACTGCAGTTTGTAGTCGCAGCAATATATATCACGTTTCTATAGCTCAAAACATTagacaaatattaatttttgcacTTTAGCAAGAGAACAATGACGTAGTCTGCAAACCCATTGCGCTGGTAGAACTGCTACTCGAtgaaattgtcccaaaaatttCCTGCACTGACTGTACAATTTCAGCAATTTTGGAAGTTACAGGGCACATTGGATTTGCACTTGTTGAAATAACAACACTGAACAGATCTAGTGACTCGAGGGGTCTGTTAATCAAGTATCAGaaccacatacacactacacaGTGCTAAAACAGTGGAGACAAAAAAAGCAGAAAACTCACTCTACATAGTTGTGCTCCACGAGATCAGAAAACATGTATCCGTAATATCCAAAGACATCACAGGCGAAAAACTTGACATTGCTCTCATGGCAGATTTCGTTAATTTTCAGCAGTGTTTCACAGTCACAGCATGTGGCGCACACAATGTTAAACTTCTGGAAGAATTCCTTGGGTTTGTCACTGACATTGGCAGTGTCAACCAGAACTTCAACATTTGGATTCAACTCTTTCGTTCTCTCTAGGGAAGCTTCTGCTCTCTGAAATGGAATAAGAAGCTGCACTTTCataatatgtttatttgtttgtttgtcacaTTTATTTCCTTATTTGATTATTATCATTTATTCAGTATCACATGCCTAATGTATCGAACACTGCACACGCTCAATAGGTTTCAATGGTGATTGGTTGATGTTGGACGTAacaggccgcatagtcatcattttaCTGAAACTGAACTGGAACTATTTTTTAACTGGACGACTTTGGgatttaaggtggttggaaaggctatttttgcaccaattcttttctcagagttaatgtcaagtttcaagtgttagaatcaagatatttagttcaaattttcaggataagtCTCTTTGTTATTACTTTCTCcgaagaatataaaaattgtatatttgcagccatgattttgaaatatgacaccagtaaatattaaaatttagttttccatattttttttacatattgtaatttaataataattggatagtattaatattaccaaattagttataaatatgttgacactatttattgtaagatttgtacggcaggatttataaataaaatgtttttatgattttacatgggtttatacatcaaaaaattattaaaaattctttcaaatttcaaaatgtgatttttcaaaaagtacttcaaatacaggaaaattgtgccgtacaaatcctatctgtaaccttgttaataggctgtaaaaattccatatccatatctcatttcaaagttggattaaattggtatacaattatgtaggaaaactgttattctgtcaaaaatgttgaaaacaagccatatttgcacccctcgtTTGAAGTCAtaaagcagtttttttggttaatctcacttttgacacctctttgacactcaaagaatctaaaaatgcatttacaatagcagtcactcactctgaatgccagcaccgccttgtcaaactttcctgaaaaatagcaaataatgactttcccttttcaaacattttattaaaagctaggggacctctaccatagttaatacactaaggactccccaacttcttcttatttggtcagtttttcagaagtttcaacaggctataactctgcaatgcctttgtgcccaaatgtctagttttttttattccacagagaatgttgactacttttatattttaatagttttgttgaaatttataactgacgctctagcctttccaaccaccttcaAAATAATCTAATTACATCTTTTACGTAGGTAACActgtttttacaaatttatgcaaaaaaaatttATAATCCCCATGctagtgatttaaatatatcgaTGCACCATCCAATGATAAAGATCAttctattttttcaacagatttttgtCTAAAACGGAAATAAAGCACAATATTGTTATATGTAAATCTAAAAATTTGGAGTGAAAATTACAtcagagaggcatgtaataaaaacactatagcccaaacaagtgACTATGTACCCTTTAGGCAGGGGGCCATTTCCTCTCctgacgtcgggcaaatggtcatcTACCCTCAGGCACAAATCCCATGATGTTTGGGctgtaatatatattattgcttattaatcatttcattcattcatttattttttttactaattCATCCACAATCCTGAATGGGAATAGACTCtactaaccctttgagtgctgtattttttcccacaaaaaatgttattgcaacattttaccaactttcatgaacttttctgtaatttttttgagaatTTGGGACCAaatgaacaacatttcattagccacagttttttatcaaaattttggcaaaaatctgacaaaaattgactgaggtatattttataggggcgctaaaagggttaaagcaTTGGGCATTGCTTTCTTGTAAGAGCAGatcacttttctttcattttatttcaccatTTAACTCCAATAAAGggtattttgcatttatttctgCATCGTGTATTCTGTGTCAACCGTACACTTTGTCAGTTCAGAGTGGCTAATCCACTGTAATAAGACATAAAAGTTTCCTCATCGGCACCTGCTAATTGTCTGTTATGTGAAAAATATTTGCGGAATATgaagaaatggtcaaaaccaGGCATACCAGGAACGAAAAGGTGGGCGTACATACTCTTCCCGCTGCACCAAGATGCCTGCTAGCAAAGCCTTGGAGAAAACTAAATTTTAGAGTGCTAATCATTAGGGACATTCAAAAGGACCTCCAaacataaaacaagtgtgttaaTGAGGATGACTTTGACAGTTGACAGATGATCAACTTGTGCATGAATCTTTTGCCAAAGCATCATTGACAGCTGAGGAGTTACATAAAAAGATTCATTAAGTTTGTCAGTTTGTAACCTTCCACTGTTCAAAGTGGTGATGAGACGACTCTCATGGAGATACAAGGAGGGATATCGTTCTCACTTTCACAACGATTTATGACAACAACAACTCCTTTGACTCCTTCACATCTATAATCCATGGAACTGACAGACAACAATTTACATCGGGTGGGTAGTCAGCAGCTAGACAAAGAATTTGTTCTTCCTCCATCAACAGAAAGACAACATGTCATTGAAAGTTTCTTTACCCTGTcataatttgaagaaatccGAATAAGAGCTCCAGATTTCGTGTAATTCATGCAAGTggtttctgataattttggacaaagaaTGACAGCAAGTTCAATTTCTAAATCATCAATCAGAAAAGGAAATCTGATAATATCGCAACAAATTGAATAGATAGTATGCAATATTGAAATGTCATTTTTGGCATGATGTTTGTACTCATCATTAGTGCTATACTTCTGAGCACAGTGACAAATCTGCTAGTATTTGGAGATTTAATGACAGATGAAAGATGGATTGatcaatgaaaaatgtgtgtGTCATCAAAACCAGTGTGTGTGCAAATGGAAGActtttatctttttttatttctttctgttACTTTCATGCCTTGCCAGTCAGATTTCTGTACCATAAAATGTACTGTCGCATCCTTGTTTGTCAAACATGTTACTTTTTTAGTCTCTTTTACACCTGTCATTAACCTGTTTTAATGATTTCTTGCGGTATTTTTGATGAAGCAAAGCATGTCATGGCAAAAATCATACATACATCAACTGGCAACTGGTGCAAGGATTTCCTCCATCCTTGTCAGCGGCTCTTTGATTTGCCTTAATCAGTACTGAAAGGGTTTCCGTCAAAACCTTGATCAGCGAATAAAAAATGATATCTTTCATTCTGAAGGTTAACATATTTTGATGACTATGTGACAAAAATGATTAGTCTTTCCAACACCTTGGAACACTCATTCACCTTTCAATGTCTTACAGCTGTATTCAAAGGTACCAGTTGGGGGCTAAGAGGAATTTGGAAGGTGGTGGTGCTTAACTCTTTCATTCCCATTTCTCTGTCTAGAGGTCCacctttaccatagaaaacaataggattggTTCAACTCATGGTGGTAAAAGGATTAAATTAACAGGATCAAAAACTAGAAATATCTGTTTTGAACACTATTGTTCAATAAGCAATAAAACatcttcaaaaaataaaacctgACCCACTTTTTTTAGAATTTGAAGAAACTGGAATGAGAATGTATgaggaaaaatacaaatactgtCCAAAGACGGTCAGGCAAGTGATTCAtagaaaaaagatttttaaaataatggGTTCTGAtgtagcgcacatatccacaggTACATGTGCCCAAGGCACTTTAACTGCAAACTGAACAAGAATATTTTATATGTGTACTTTTAACATTTGACTGAAACTACCACAACTTCCCTCCCAcattaaaagtttaaaaatttatGGGGCAGTAGCTGTAAGTTTCGATGACATTTTCactatgcatgtttttttaaggacagcttcttgttctactccccaaaacatGTTAAGATACATAGAACTCAGCTGGTTAACTCAGCCAGTACATATGtacactgcattgttattgttgacagttgAATTCTGGTCCTCACTAGAATTACGaatgtaaataataaaagtGTATTTTACCAATAAAGATGCTGCATTTACAAAttaatagtgggtgtttcaacatccAGTGTAAAACAATAAGTTACggtgacatacaaaacaaaaatagtagaAAAATATCATAGCAAgctacagctactggccctttaaaaccACAGATATTAATAAACAAGTTCTTGACATATTTTGGATAAAATCATACTAAAAGTGGATGTTAAAGTAGTATGcacatcgaaagtgaaagactaacacttttgctcaagctttcctaaaggaatctttcaaccattctttttcacaatgaagaataaaaatttggggtcactatgcaaattttggtactaaagaaacaaataacccaagatttaccaatatttgaaattcaaaatggccgccatctcggTGCTAACTCtgaggagaaaaataaaattttggattttcgaaaaaccaaaaCAGTGAAAATGATTCTTacaacaagagctttaaaatgaatcccaatgagtggtagatcagatagaattgaaaaagtttgagagtccaaatatctgtcctcgaggcgcattcaACCCTTAGATGCTATGGTGAACATTATACATGTACGTGACACTGGCTAGTGTAATTAGCAGCGCAGGCTCCTTTCTTAGTGCTTGTGCAATGACTTGGGAACATGTGTCTTCTGATTTCCCAAAAATTCTCTTTTGATTCAAAAGCACAGAGTTTTCTACTTTTCTACTGAAGAGTGTCATggaattttgtttctcaaaagaatGTACAAGACTTTCTTCTTTGGTCTTACAGTCAAACTTGTACAGGAGGTACATGTATCTGTGATCtcctacatacatgtacttacatTTTTGCCAACAGAGTCTCTGCCCACAAGAAACTGTGAAAAGGCATCCTCTTCAGTGACACTGGTGTGATCAAGCAAGGTTACAGACTTCACACCAGAAAGGACCACATTTTTGCAAACCTCTGCACCTACACCTTTGAGTC includes the following:
- the LOC139149568 gene encoding SUMO-activating enzyme subunit 1-like; translation: MVDHHNDTITEDEAALYDRQIRLWGLDAQKRLRSSSMLLVGLKGVGAEVCKNVVLSGVKSVTLLDHTSVTEEDAFSQFLVGRDSVGKNRAEASLERTKELNPNVEVLVDTANVSDKPKEFFQKFNIVCATCCDCETLLKINEICHESNVKFFACDVFGYYGYMFSDLVEHNYVEEKQKITKPDEPQDGSKVKKSKVAVVETETVMVKKSMKFCRLHDALSVDWTEGKLLKSLKRLSNVYFLMQILLKFRAVQGRDPSSRHMEEDTSRLLKIRDEVMEEKKVPQDKVKNDFTRFCIGELSPACAVVGGIVGQEVVKAVSGKDTPHNNFFFFDGTEGSGIVDQIGAS